A segment of the Cohnella algarum genome:
ACGTCGTACGTCACGTACCGCAGCGCGGGAAACATGTCGCGCGCAAGCGAAGTCAGCGCAAGCACGCATTCGTCTTCCTTGAGCGTATCCCCGTCGATCAGCCCGTCCGCGAAAACCGCCTTCGTCCCCGCCTCCGCCTCGCTGCCGGATGCGGTCGCGGCGGGCTTCAGCCCTTCCGCTTCGATGCCTTCCGCGAACAAGTAACGCCCGTGCTCGTGGGAAAAATAGGCGATCGTGCCGATTTCGATCGATCCGTACGTGTCCATGACGTCTTCGGCCCGAATGCCGAGCCGCCCCGCCGCGCGGGCGATCCAGGAAGGCGCGGCGGGCTCTCCGACGAGGATGACCTTGCGGATGCCGAAGCTTTCCGGGCCGTCCGCCGCCGCCAGCAGCCGGTCGAGAATGGACGGCATCGTATACAGGACGTGCGGACGGACGTCCCGCAGCCGCTCGAGATGGCGTTCGATCGGAAGCCGGAACGAAACGGCCTCCGCCCGAAGCCCGATGCTCTCCAAAATGCCGACCGCCGTGTCGGCCGCATGGCCCGTTCCCATGTCGGACAGCGCGGTTGCGAGCGGCTCCCCGCCGTCCGCGGTTCCCCGGCACAAAAAACGGGCGAATACGTCCGCCTTGATGCTCGCGTAACGCTTTTCGTCCTCGTCGGAGTAATAAATCGTCTTGCGGTAGCCGCCGCTGGTGCCGGATGTCCGGTACGTTCGAAGGCCCGGCTGGCGGCTTAACGGATTGTCCGGCGTGTAGTAATGCTTCTCGAGCTCGGCGGACGTCAGGAGGGGGAGCGCGGCGAGCGTTGGGTCGGTCCGCTCCTTCCCGAGCAGGCGGCCGTACCAGGGGAAGGCGAGCAGCGTTCGCTCGAGCTTGGCTTGCAATTGCTCGCTGGTCAGCATAGGCGGGCCTCCGGCGAATTTTTTTGTCTTCCGTTCGATGCGGCGATTGTGCTGCAAGCTCTGCGCTATTTGGTTTCATTGTATGTGCCTAGCCCCGGATGGTTCTTTGCCGGCCGTTAGGCGCCAGCCTTTCCTTGAAGGATGAAACTTCCATATGGTATCGGATAGGCTCCCCGAGCCGATCGAAACCGGAGGCGAGAAGAGAATGAAGAGCAATCGAAAAACGCTTTCGAGCAAATGGCTTAAAACGCGGATCGCGGAAAAATCGGCTTCGCTTCGACCGCACGTGCCTGAAACGAAGCGGTGGGGCCGCTCCTCGTTCGAAGGAATGCTGCGGCGGCACGGCCTCGTCTACGTCAAGCCGACAAACGGCTCGTGCGGCGTCGGCGTCATGCGCGCCGAGCTGAGGCGGAGAACGGGGGCGGTCGACGTTCAATCCGGGACAACGCGAGTCCGGCTGGCGTCCCCCGGGAAGCGTACGGATGGATCGAACGCCGCAAGCCGGCCAAGCCGTATCTCGTGCAGCAAGGCATTCGCGTCCTCCGCAAGGAAGGGCGCCCGATCGATTTTCGCGTCGTCATCCAGCGCAACGGGGCGCGCGAATGGGAAGTGTCGGGCATGCTGGCGCGCGTCGCGTCACCCGGCAAAGCCGTTACGAACGGAAGCCAAGGGGGAAGCATTTATTCGGCCGACGACGTGCTGGCCGAGCAGGCCGGCAAGAGCGAAGCGGCGCGAATCGCAGCCGGCTTCGAGCGGCTGGCGAGGGAAACGGCAAGGCAGTTCGCCCTTTCCTATCCGAGGATGAACGAGCTCGGGCTCGATATCGCGGTAGACAAACGGCTGCGAAGCTGGATTCTCGAGGTCAACACGAAGCCCGACCCGCGTCCGTTCGCGCTGCTGGACGACCCGTCCATGCTGCAAAAAATCCTCGAGCTGGCAAAAGGGTACGGGCGAATTTGCGATATGACGGTGCGAAAAGCAAAAAAAGGCCGGTAGGCAGGAGCCTGGCGGGAAATCGCGAACATATAAATGGAATGTATGCGCTTTCCCGCCGGGTTCGGCGCAAGCTTTGACAAGGGCTTCCTCCAGGATCAATAATTGCGGCAACTATTTGACAGATAACATTACATAAAATTATCATTAAAGGACAAAAAACGGATGCCTAACCTTCAAAGGAGGGATAAAACATGACATTACTGCCTTCGGCCGATATTCCCCGGGAGAAGACGAAACTGAACAAACGCTTTCCAATCCATATCGAGGATACGGTAGGCGTCGACTCCGGCTATCAGAAGCTGCATTGGCACGACGCGCTCGAAATCAACCTGATCAAGTCCGGCAGCGGCTATTACATCATTAACGGAGAGACGTTCGAGTTTCGCCAGGGGGACATTTTGCTCATCAATTCCAACGACCTCCATTGCGCCTATGAAACTCGCGATCTCATCCTGCAGGTCGTCTCGTTCGACGGGGGCTGGCTGACCGGGACGCTGCGCTACGATCCGGAAATTCTTGCGCCTTTCAAGGAGATGGGCGTCAACTTCACGAATCTGCTCGACC
Coding sequences within it:
- a CDS encoding YheC/YheD family protein; protein product: MRRRRHARRAEAENGGGRRSIRDNASPAGVPREAYGWIERRKPAKPYLVQQGIRVLRKEGRPIDFRVVIQRNGAREWEVSGMLARVASPGKAVTNGSQGGSIYSADDVLAEQAGKSEAARIAAGFERLARETARQFALSYPRMNELGLDIAVDKRLRSWILEVNTKPDPRPFALLDDPSMLQKILELAKGYGRICDMTVRKAKKGR
- a CDS encoding CoF synthetase, which encodes MLTSEQLQAKLERTLLAFPWYGRLLGKERTDPTLAALPLLTSAELEKHYYTPDNPLSRQPGLRTYRTSGTSGGYRKTIYYSDEDEKRYASIKADVFARFLCRGTADGGEPLATALSDMGTGHAADTAVGILESIGLRAEAVSFRLPIERHLERLRDVRPHVLYTMPSILDRLLAAADGPESFGIRKVILVGEPAAPSWIARAAGRLGIRAEDVMDTYGSIEIGTIAYFSHEHGRYLFAEGIEAEGLKPAATASGSEAEAGTKAVFADGLIDGDTLKEDECVLALTSLARDMFPALRYVTYDVVRDLRPIRVDGRWRQSFGALVKRLGPELKHGEKISVYDIENAVYRHVEPPAAVEAHLAGNKLRVRILCGAGGEERRVAVERELAACIPEIGEMIRGGLLEAVKVEFAPLGKDGDAAAGPAGGAIKRKKIYYD